The following coding sequences lie in one Haematobia irritans isolate KBUSLIRL chromosome 3, ASM5000362v1, whole genome shotgun sequence genomic window:
- the LOC142231363 gene encoding uncharacterized protein LOC142231363, whose product MTEILNVSEKPFSYENITKKDYHSYVPYIRSFKNNDEIRITIQNQDLYVLPAESYIYIEGTITVASGERAINARLKNNCVAHMFDEIRYELNGVEIDRSRYLGISSTIKNFASLTSFESNMLLNAGWSSLEDISVNTFNFYVPLKMLLGFAEDFHKIILHSKHDLILLRSSSDSQACYSSDPKENLNLTITNVMWRIPHVHLSDIMKVKVMKTVRDGTSLPIAFRSWDCHFNPTFFGSMKCNWNVKLSLNRERPRFILFAFVREGKFAHCNLTNIKVHLNSETYPYDDLNLKFDENRYAILYEMYTKFQENYYQRESYPILSLTKFKESPIIVIDVSHQNEMIKHGPIDVKLEIETSKLIPQNTHAYCLILHDRLMEYTPLTAVVRKII is encoded by the coding sequence ATGACTGAAATTCTTAATGTATCCGAAAAgcctttttcatatgaaaatattactaaaaaagACTACCATAGTTATGTCCCATATATTCGTTCATTTAAAAACAATGATGAAATAAGAATAACCATACAAAATCAAGATTTGTATGTATTACCGGCTGAAAGTTATATTTACATAGAGGGTACCATAACAGTGGCCAGTGGAGAAAGAGCAATCAATGctcgtttgaaaaacaattgtgTAGCGCACATGTTTGATGAAATCCGATATGAGCTTAATGGTGTTGAAATTGATCGATCGAGATATCTTGGAATATCaagtacaataaaaaatttcgcaTCTCTAACAAGTTTTGAGAGTAATATGCTTCTAAACGCAGGATGGAGTTCTTTAGAGGATATATCCGTAAACACATTCAACTTTTATGTTCCATTGAAGATGTTACTCGGTTTTGCTGAAGACTTCCATAAAATTATCTTGCATAGCAAACATGATCTTATACTTCTGCGAAGTTCTAGTGATAGCCAAGCATGCTATTCATCGGATCCCAaagaaaatctaaatttaacCATCACCAACGTGATGTGGAGGATTCCCCATGTTCACCTCTCTGACATAATGAAAGTAAAAGTTATGAAAACAGTGCGCGATGGTACGTCGTTACCAATTGCATTTCGAAGTTGGGATTGCCATTTTAACCCCACATTCTTTGGTTCGATGAAGTGCAATTGGAATGTCAAGTTGTCGTTGAACAGGGAGAGACCACGCTTCATTTTGTTTGCATTTGTACGAGAAGGAAAGTTTGCTCATTGTAATTTAACCAATATaaaagttcatttgaactctgaGACCTATCCATAtgatgatttaaatttaaaatttgatgagAATCGATATGCCATACTCTACGAAATGTATacgaaatttcaagaaaactattATCAAAGGGAGTCATATCCAATTTTAAGTCTTACAAAGTTCAAAGAATCACCAATAATAGTCATTGATGTTAGCCATCAAAATGAAATGATAAAGCATGGACCAATAGATGTCAAACTCGAgattgaaacgagtaaattaatCCCTCAAAATACTCATGCCTACTGTCTTATATTACATGATCGACTGATGGAATACACACCTTTGACTGCAGTTGtccgaaaaattatttaa